The genomic window TCAACGGGAGAGAAACGAAAATGGCTAAAGAGAAATTTGAGCGTAAGAAGCCCCACTGCAATATCGGAACGATTGGTCACGTAGATCACGGGAAGACGACATTGA from Oligoflexia bacterium includes these protein-coding regions:
- a CDS encoding GTP-binding protein, with translation MAKEKFERKKPHCNIGTIGHVDHGKTTL